A single region of the Brachypodium distachyon strain Bd21 chromosome 3, Brachypodium_distachyon_v3.0, whole genome shotgun sequence genome encodes:
- the LOC100835740 gene encoding phosphoenolpyruvate carboxylase kinase 2, with the protein MSTGGEEALRLQYVVGDEIGRGRFGTVRRCHSAATGEAFAVKSTAKAPLLDPLDLALAEQEPKVHLLVSSPPCSRHVVALHAAFEDAHAVHLVLDLCAGGDLLSLLSARGGRLPEREAAGLAAQLAAALAACHRRGVAHRDVKPDNLLFDAAGALKLADFGSAEWFGDGRAMTGLVGTPYYVAPEVVAGREYGEKVDVWSAGVVLYVMLSGTVPFYGATAPEIFESVLRGNLRFPPRAFASVSPEAKDLMRRMLCKDVSRRFSADQVLRHPWIASRGGDAVAD; encoded by the exons ATGagcaccggcggcgaggaggcgctgAGGCTGCAGTACGTGGTGGGCGACGAGATCGGGCGCGGCCGCTTCGGCACCGTCCGCCGCTGCCACTCCGCCGCCACGGGGGAGGCCTTCGCCGTCAAGTCCACGGCCAAGGCGCCTCTGCTGGACCCGCTAGACCTGGCGCTCGCCGAGCAGGAGCCCAAGGTGCACCTCCTGGTCTCCTCCCCGCCGTGCAGCCGCCACGTGGTCGCGCTCCACGCCGCCTTCGAGGACGCCCACGCCGTGCACCTCGTGCTCGACCTCTGCGCGGGCGGGgacctcctctccctcctctccgcgcgcggcggccgcctcccggagcgcgaggcggcggggcTCGCCGCGCAGCTGGCCGCGGCGCTCGCCGCCTGCCACCGCCGCGGGGTCGCGCACCGCGACGTCAAGCCGGACAACCTCCTCTTCGACGCGGCCGGCGCGCTGAAGCTCGCCGACTTCGGGTCCGCGGAGTGGTTCGGGGACGGGCGGGCCATGACGGGGCTGGTGGGGACGCCCTACTACGTGGCGCCCGAGGTGGTGGCCGGGAGGGAGTACGGCGAGAAGGTGGACGTGTGGAGCGCCGGGGTGGTGCTCTACGTGATGCTCTCCGGGACGGTGCCCTTCTACGGCGCCACGGCACCGGAGATCTTCGAGTCCGTGCTCCGGGGCAACCTGCGCTTCCCGCCGCGCGCCTTCGCCTCCGTCTCGCCCGAGGCCAAAGACCTCATGCGCCGCATGCTCTGCAAGGACGTCTCCAGAAGATTCTCCGCCGACCAAGTCCTGA GGCATCCATGGATTGCGAGCCGTGGGGGGGACGCGGTGGCTGACTGA